The genomic DNA TTGACCATCCCGACGATCTTCGGGTGCTTGCCGGCCCGAGCCGCGCCGCGCGGGATCCGCCGGGCCCGCCCGGACCGCAACGCGTCACCGACCTGCGCGCGCAGGCTGCCACGCCCTTGGACGTACAGCGCCTGGTAGATCGTCTCGTGCGACACCCGCATCTCCGGATCGTCAGGGAAGTCCGTGCGCAGTCCGGTTATCTGCAGCGAGTCTCGACTTGGTCCACTTCTCCGCTGGTGAGACCGTCGATCACATGTGACCTACTGACCTACGTGCGTGGCACACGCGCGGGAGCATGCCCGACCGGCTGCTGCGAAGGAGTTGTGGGGGTGCCCGCAACGAAGGCGACGCGGCGCCCTGTACGCATCGCCGTCCGCAGCGCCTCCTGGGCCCTGCCGGCCCACGCCGCACTGGCTGCTGGTGCCCGGCGCGGCGCAGCCACCGGCACACCTCGAGGTCGTCCAGGCGGGCGGGCCTAGGTCCAGGACGCTCAGGTGCGGAACCGGGGCGGTCTCGGGTGACCCGGCAGGCTTAGACCACCCCCGCGCGCGCATGGGTGGCTGCGGTGTCGGGAGTGAAGCTGTGCAGGGGGTGGATACGGCCGTCGTCGAGGCCGTAGATCCAGGCGTGCACGGTGGGGCCGTCGTGGCGTTCCCAGGCGTCGCGGATGATCGGGGTATGGGTGAGGTGCTCAGCCTGGGTGATGGCGTTCAGCTCGCACAGCCGGCGCAGGGCCTGCTCCTCAGGCAGGGCGTCGACCTCGGCGCGGTGGCGGGCGTACACGTCCTGGATGTAGCGCAGCCAGTTGTCGATCAGGCCGATGCGGGTGCCGTTCTTAGCGGCGGCGACGCCGCCGCAGCCGTAGTGGCCGCAGACGATGATGTCGGAGACCTTCAAGACCTCGACGGCGTACTGGATGACCGAGTGGGAGTTGTGGTCGGCGTGCGGGACCACGTTCGCGATGTTCCGGTGGACGAACACCTCGCCGGGGTCTAGGCCGATGATCTGGTTGGCTGGGACGCGGGAGTCTGAGCACCCGATCCACAGGTAGTCCGGTGCCTGCTGTGTGGACAGGCGGGTGAAGAAGTCGGGGTCGGCGGCGGTCCTGGCCTTCGACCAGGCGGTGTTGTTCTCCAGCAGCAGGGCGATGTCAGACACGGTCGGACTCCAGTTCATGGTCGGATTTGTCGGTCTCGGGGTCGGCAGCGGCTCGGCGGTGGTGGTAGGTGAAGTAGGCGATGCCCAGCAGTGCGCACACGCCGGCGGGGTAATACAGGGCGTTGGTGCCGTCATCAATGGCGTTGACCGCTCCCAGGGCGCCGCCGATCACGAAGAACAGCATGGTCAGCACCAGCACCGAGGCGAACCACACGTCGGTGCGCTTGTGGGTGCTGCGCCCGATCAGCGCGCCCAGGTCGGTCAGCGTGCCGGTGAAGTGGGTGGTGCGCAGCACCAGGCCCCGGTAGTTGGAGAACATGGCGTTCTGCAGCCCGCACGCGGACGCCGCAGCGATCATCGCGCCGGGTTCCAGGCCGGCACCGTCCAGCAGCGGCGCGGCGGCGAGCAACCCGGCCTCGATCAGCAGCGCGCCGCCGTAGCGGCGGCCGGTCTCGGTCTCGGTACCACCAATGATCGCGCCACCGAGCACCGCCCCGGCGAAGAACCCCAGCAGGATCAGCATCAGCTGCTCCAAGTCGGGCAGGTCGCCCTCGACCACCTCCATGCTGAAGTGGGTCAGCGACCCCGACACGTGACTGACCGGGTACACCAGGTCCACGAGCAGGGTCGAGTTGATGAACCCCGCGATCGCGGCCAGCACGCACACATAGATCATCACGAAGCGGCGCAGGTCAGGGTCATCGGGAAAGGTCGGTCGAGCCATGCGAACCCCTAACTGGATTGCCGTGAGTGCCTTCCCCCCGAAACGCGCTCACACCGTAAGCGACATGCCCGCCCGGCCGCTCGGCCCGAGGTGGGGACGGCGGCGTGGGTGCCTTGGCGACCGCTAAGGGCCACCGGCTAATGCAAAAGCGACATGACCATTTGCAGGCCTTCCGTTGAAGCAATGCTGACCTCCATGGGACACGCGCTTGGTGCACACTTCTCTCAGCATTCAGAGCGTGCCGACACCTGCCAGAGAATGTGACTCGAGACACGACGTCCCGCATCCCGAGACACAGGGTGGGCACGGCCTGGGGACTGCTGCACGAACAGGTGACATCTGATCTGGCTTGCCCGTGAGGGTGGCCTGGAAGGATGTTGCTGTGCCCAAGCCCTACCCCCGAGAGTTTCGTGATGATGTCGTGCGCGTCGCCCGCGGCCGTGAGCCGGGTGTGACGCTGGAGCAGGTCGCCAAGGACTTCGGTGTCCACCCGATGACGTTGAACAAGTGGTTGCGCCAGGCCGCGATCGATGATGGCGACAAGCCCGGCACGACCACGGCTGAGTCTGCTGACCTGCGGGAGGCCAACGGCGGATACGGCTGCTTGAGCAGGAGAACGAGGTGCTGCGCCGGGCGGCGGCCTACCTGTCTCAGGCGCATCTGCCGGGAAAAGGCTCTACCCGCTCGTGAGTGAGCTGGCCGCTGACGGGATCCCCGTGACGGTCACGTGCCGGGTCCTGAAGCTCCACCGTCAGAAGTACTACGCCTGGCTGGCCAGTCCGGTCACCGGTCGTGAGCTGCAGGCGGCCTACCGGGCCAACGCGTTGTTCGATGCCCACCGTGATGATCCAGAGTTCGGGTACCGGTACTTGCTTGTGGAGGCCGCCGACGCGGGTGAGGTGATGACGCCGCGCACGGCGTGGCGGATCTGCTCGGCCAACTCCTGGTGGTCGGTCTTCGGCAAGAAGCGCGGCAGCCACGGCAAGAAGCCCGGGCCACCGGTGCACGATGACCTGCTCGCCGGTCAGGACGAGCACGGCGTGATCCGGCACTCCTTCACCGCCGCCGCGCCGAACCAGGTGTGGCTGACCGACATCACCGAGCACCGCACTGGTGAGGGGAAGCTGTACCTGTGCGCGATCAAGGACGCCTGCTCCGGGCGGATCGTGGGCTACTCCATCAGCGACCGGATGAAGTCCACCCTCGCGGTCGGCAGCCCTGGACTCGGCCGTCGCGCGGCGACGCGCGCAGGGGCAGGACGTCACCGGGTGCATCGTGCACTCCGACCGCGGCAGCCAGTTCCGCTCACGCAAGTTCGTGCACGCCTTGAACCAGCACGCGCTGACCGGGTCGATGGGCCGGGTCGGCGCTGCCGGTGACAACGCCGCGATGGAGTCCTTCTACGCGCTGCTGCAGAAGAACGTCCTGGACCGCCGCACCTGGGACACCCGCGAAGACCTGCGGATCGCGATCATCACCTGGACCGAACGCACCTACCACCGACGTCGACGCCAAGACCGCCTCGGCCAGTTGAACCCCATCGAGTACGAGACCATCATGACCACGCCAGCCGATCAGGCGGCATGACTACCACCTGTCACCTGTTCGTGCAGCAGTCCCCAGGTCCACGCCTTCTATCAAGCTGCAACCGACCTCGACGCCCAGCTGCTGCACCCTCCAGCGCTGCATCCGGAATACCACGAGGACTACTTCGGCGCCTTCATCCTCGACCCGCATGACATCAACCTCGAAGCCGTCTGTCACACCCCACCCGCCGGGTCAGCACATCAAGGTCAGTAAGCCTTGCCTGCGCGAGATGGGCCGTCCGGGTCACGGTCAGGCGGGCGCGAGGTGGACGTCCCGCGGACCCTGACGTTCGGCACACGGGCACCAAAGAAGAACTACACGCGCCCGGAACGCTGAGTGCCCTGGCCCACCTCGATCACGGCCTTACAGATAACGACCTGATCCACGGCCAGGACAACTCACCAAAGCCATCTCGATCATGTGGATCACATAGCCCTCGCTGCTGCAGATAAGCCGGTGAGCGATCTGCTCAGGGCTATGCCGCTGTTTCAGCCCCGAGACTACTTCGGCCCACAACCGGCTCCCCGGGCTCAGCTTCAACGGCCGACCCGCGTGCCGGGCCGCGCCGGCGGCCCGCGCGTTGTCCTGCGCCAGGCGCTGCGCCCGCGCGGCCTGATAACCGACCGGGTCCTTCGGATCGACCCCGGCCCGGACCAGCTCCCGGGTGATCGTCGAGGACGCCCGCCCCAGCTGGCCCGCGATCGCCCGCAACGACGGACGCGGCTGCTGTGAGAGCAACCACTGCAGCTGTGCTCGATCTTCCAGGCTCAGGCGCCCACCGGACTCACTCACCCTCGGAGGAATACCACCGGACTGGGCCAACCACACATACCCCGACTGATCGGACACGCCCGCCGCGGCCGCCGCGACCGCGACCGACTCACCACCGGCCAACGCCTCCCAGAACAGCCGACGCCGCTCCCACGGCACCGGCGGCCTCCCACGACGAGGACGAAACATGCTGCAACACCTGACCTTTCATCACAGGCGTTGCGCGAACCACCTGAGCCCGCCGTGCGCATTGCAGCCCGTGCAGTCACATTTCGCCTGGTGAGTGGGCGTTGGTCGTCCTAGGGCACCAGTCGCGGAGGGCGGGTCCGGTACGTCGCCGGCGTCGCACTGAGCCGAATCGGGTTGGCCACCAACGACGTTCCCTCGACGTCGGCCACCGCGTCGATCCCTACCTGCTCGGCCAACGCGAACGCCTCGGGCACCGTGTTGACCGGCCCGGCAGGTACGCCGACCTCGGCCAGCCGCTGCGCCCACTCCTGTGCGCTCGCTCGGCTCAGGTGCGCCTCCAGCCGTCCGCGCAGCTGCTCGGCGTGGGCGACCCGAGCGGCATTGGTCGCGTAACGATCGTCGGCAGCCATCGCCTCGTCGCCGAGAACTGTTGCGAGAGAAGCGAACTGGCGATCGTTGCCGACGGCGAGAACGAGCGGCCGGTCGGCGGTGGCGTACACACCGTAGGGCGAGATCGACGGATGGTCGTTGCCGGTGGCGCGCGGTGTGACGCCGGCGAGCAGGTGCGCCGACGTCTGGTTGCTGAGCGCGGAGAGCGCGCATCCGAGCAGGCTGACCTCGACGCGCTGTCCCTCACCGGTCTCGGCGCGATACCGCAGCGCGGCAAGAATGCCCACCGCGGCGTGCAGCCCGGTGATGACGTCGATCAGGGCCACCCCGACCTTGGTGGGCTGCTCCGGCGACGGGCCCGTCACCGACATCAGCCCGCTCATCGCCTGGATCAGCAGGTCATAGCCCGGCAGTGTCGACTCGCCGCCGAATCCCGTGATGCTGCAGTAGATCACGTCGTCCCGCAGAGCCCGGGCGTCGTCGTACCCGAGGCCGAGCCTGTCCATCGCGCCGGGCAGGAAGTTCTCGACGACCACGTCGGCGGCAGCGATGAGTTCCGTTGCAGCAGAACGGCCTTCGGCTGATCGCAGGTCGAGCGTGCGAGAGGTCTTGTTGCGGTTGACGGACAGGAAGTACGTCGACTCGCCCTCGTCGGTGAACGGCGGACCCCACTGCCGGGTGTCGTCGCCGGTGCCAGGCCGCTCGATCTTGATCACCTCGGCACCGAGGTCGGCCAGCAGCATCGTGGCGTACGGGCCGGCCAGCACCCGCCCGAAGTCCGCGATCACCAGACCGTCGAGCGCACCCGTCATCGCACGCGCGAGCCCGTGACCGAACCGGTCGTCGTACCCGTCGCCGCGAACGCCTCAGCCACGGGTACGCCGCCCGCGAGTGCCAGCGCGAGCCGCACCCGGGCCTTCAGCGGGTCGAGCGCACCGGCGCCGAGGAGGCCGGCCTCGAGGAGCGCGACCTCGCTGCCGGGATAGCCGTAGGTCTTGGACAGCACCTCACCGGCGCCGGCCCGCGAGGCGAGGACCACCGGCATCCGGGCGGCGAGGTCGCGCAGGGGCTCGACCCACTCGACGGCGACGTGACCGCCGCCCATGCCCGCGAGGACGACGCCTTCGTACCCGAGGTCGGGCAGGGTGCGCAGGATGCGACCGTCGTCGCCGATCGTCATGGTGACCAGGGCGATCGGCGGGATCGTGACCGTGCTGGGCACGTGCATCGGTGGGATGCGCGGCACCCGCAGGCCGAGCTCGACGCGGTCCTCGACGAGCCTCCCGATGCGTCCGACCGTCGGCGACCCGAACGTCGCGACGTTGGAGGTGTGCGTCTTGCGGACGTAGCGGGCCGCGTGGACCTCGTCGTTGAGGACGACGAGCGCGCCCTGGTCGCGGGCCTGCGAGCTGGCGGCGGTGCGTACGGCCGCCATCAGGTTGGCCGCGCCGTCGGGGCTGAGCAGCGACGGGTTGCGCATGGCGCCGGTGAACACCAGCGGCTCGGCCCGGTCCCACAGGACGTCGAGGGCGTACGAGGTCTCCTCGAGCGAGTCGGTGCCCTGCGACACGACCACCCCGTCGGCGCCGGCGTCGACCGCCGCGGCCGCGGCATCGCGCAACCGCAGCATGTGCGTGAGGTCGAGTCGGGCCGAGCTGACCTTCATGAGGTCCTCGCCCATGACATCGGCGACCTCGTCGAGACCTTCGATGCTGCCCGCGATGTCGGCCGCGGACAGGCCAGGCTGTGCCGGCTCACCCGGTGCCGGTGGCACGCTCGCGATGGTGCCGCCGAGCGCGAAGTACGCGATGTGCGAGCGAGCGCCCGCGGTCTCGTCGATCACCGGAACGCGTCCGCGCCGGTGAGTGCCTTGCCGATGACGAGCTGATGCACCTCGGAGGTGCCTTCGTACGTCAGCACCGACTCGAGGTTGTTGGCGTGCCGGATCACGGGGTAGTCGAGGGTGATGCCGTTGGCCGCGAGGATCGTACGGCACTCGCGGGCGATCCTGATGGCCTCGCGGGTGTTGTTGAGCTTGCCGACGCTGACCTGCTCACCGGTGACTTCACCGGCGTCCTTGAGCCGGCCGAGGTGCAGCGCGAGCAGCTGCCCCTTGCCGAGCTCGAGCGCCATGTCGGCGATCTTGGCCTGCGTCAGCTGGTACGACGCGAGCGACTTGTCGAACACCTGCCGGTCCTGCGCATAGGCGATCGTCGTCTCGAGGCAGTCACGCGCGGCGCCCATCGAGCCGAAGATGATGCCGAAGCGCGCCTCGGACAGGCAGCTGAGCGGCCCGCGCAGCCCTTCGACCTCGGGCAGCATCGCGCTCGAGGGCAGCCGCACGTCCTGCAGCACCAGCTCGGCGGTGACCGACGCGCGCAGCGACATCTTGTGCGTGATCTCGGGGGCGGAGAACCCCGGCGTGTCGGTCGGGACCACGAACCCGCGGATGCCGCGCGGGCCGGCGTCGGGATCGGTCTGCGCCCAGACCACCGCGACATCGGCGACCGAACCGTTGGTGATCCACATCTTGGCGCCGTTGAGCACCCAGTCGTCACCGTCGCGGCGGGCGCGCGTCCGCATCCCGCCCGGGTTGGAGCCGAAGTCCGGCTCGGTCAGCCCGAAGCAGCCGATCGCGTCGCCGGCGGCCATCCGGGGCAGCCACTCCTGCTTGTGCTCCTCCGACCCGTGCTTCCAGATCGCGTACATCGCGAGCGACCCCTGCACCGACACGAGGCTGCGGATGCCCGAGTCGCCCGCCTCGAGCTCCTGGCAGGCCAGGCCGTACGTCGTCGCGCTCAGGCCCGCACAGCCGTACCCCTCCAGGTGCATGCCGAGCACGCCCAGCTCACCGAGCTCCTGGGTCAGCTCGCGCGCCGGCACCTGGGCGGTGTCGAACCACTCGGCGACGTGCGGGCGTACGCGGTCGTCGACGAAGCGGCGTACGGCGCGGGCGATCTCGCGTTCGTCCTCGTGGATGAGCCCGTCGATCGCGAACAGCTGTTCCAACGTCTGTGCCATGCGCCACATCATCACGTACGCCGACGTTCACCCTGCGGTGCCCCGGTGCCGTCATGCGAAACGACCCGCTCTTTGCGGGGGCACTGCCCCGGCACCGACCCGCCTACGCGACCCTCCGGCGTGCACCGAACCCTGAACGTACGGAGTCGGCCGCGCCGATGAGAGTCGCCTTGCGTCCGTGCGCGGTTGTCCACAGGGGCCGGGCGCGGCTCGGGCCGGCTGAGCCACGATGCTGCGCATGTCCGAGGCAACACCCCCTCCCGCACTTCGCCATCTTGTCGGCGACCGCCCGCACGGGCTGTTCCTCGCGTCCGATGCCAGCACGGCGGGGGTGACCCGGCGTGACGTCGCACGATGGGTGCAGCAAGGCGTCGTACGCCGGCTCGGGCGCGCGGTGTACGCCGCGTCGCCGGTCCCTTCGACGCGCGAGGAGGGCCATCGCGAGCTCGTCCGCGCCATGCTGCTCAGCCACCCGAGCGTCGTGGCCAGCCATCATTCGGCCTTGGCTCTGCTCGGCATCGACCTGCACGCAGTCGACCTGACTGCGGCCCACGGCATCTGGACCAACCAGAGCCCGACCCGGACGGTCGACCGTTTCCGCCTCATGCGTCCCGCGCGACGAACCCCGTGGGGCCACGTCGACGGGTGGGCCTGCGTCCGACCGTCGTGGGCGATCACTCAGACAGCCGGACGGTTCGGCCTGGTGGCGGGAGTGGTCTCCGCCGACCATGCATTGCGTCGCGGCATGGTGACCGAGGACCAGCTGACCGCGGCAGTCACTGCACATGCCGGTGCCGTCGGCGTCGAAGCCATGCGGCGCATGCTCCGGTCCTGCGATCGACGCAGCGAGTCCGTCGGCGAGTCGCGGCTGCGGCTGATCTGCGAGGGCGCGGGCATCGAGGTCGAACCGCAGTTCCGCGTGCTCGATCAGCAACGTTGCGTGGCGCGCGCCGACTTCAGAGTGGTCGG from Luteipulveratus halotolerans includes the following:
- a CDS encoding carbonic anhydrase, whose translation is MSDIALLLENNTAWSKARTAADPDFFTRLSTQQAPDYLWIGCSDSRVPANQIIGLDPGEVFVHRNIANVVPHADHNSHSVIQYAVEVLKVSDIIVCGHYGCGGVAAAKNGTRIGLIDNWLRYIQDVYARHRAEVDALPEEQALRRLCELNAITQAEHLTHTPIIRDAWERHDGPTVHAWIYGLDDGRIHPLHSFTPDTAATHARAGVV
- a CDS encoding YoaK family protein produces the protein MLAAIAGFINSTLLVDLVYPVSHVSGSLTHFSMEVVEGDLPDLEQLMLILLGFFAGAVLGGAIIGGTETETGRRYGGALLIEAGLLAAAPLLDGAGLEPGAMIAAASACGLQNAMFSNYRGLVLRTTHFTGTLTDLGALIGRSTHKRTDVWFASVLVLTMLFFVIGGALGAVNAIDDGTNALYYPAGVCALLGIAYFTYHHRRAAADPETDKSDHELESDRV
- a CDS encoding CaiB/BaiF CoA transferase family protein, yielding MTGALDGLVIADFGRVLAGPYATMLLADLGAEVIKIERPGTGDDTRQWGPPFTDEGESTYFLSVNRNKTSRTLDLRSAEGRSAATELIAAADVVVENFLPGAMDRLGLGYDDARALRDDVIYCSITGFGGESTLPGYDLLIQAMSGLMSVTGPSPEQPTKVGVALIDVITGLHAAVGILAALRYRAETGEGQRVEVSLLGCALSALSNQTSAHLLAGVTPRATGNDHPSISPYGVYATADRPLVLAVGNDRQFASLATVLGDEAMAADDRYATNAARVAHAEQLRGRLEAHLSRASAQEWAQRLAEVGVPAGPVNTVPEAFALAEQVGIDAVADVEGTSLVANPIRLSATPATYRTRPPRLVP
- a CDS encoding asparaginase, with amino-acid sequence MIDETAGARSHIAYFALGGTIASVPPAPGEPAQPGLSAADIAGSIEGLDEVADVMGEDLMKVSSARLDLTHMLRLRDAAAAAVDAGADGVVVSQGTDSLEETSYALDVLWDRAEPLVFTGAMRNPSLLSPDGAANLMAAVRTAASSQARDQGALVVLNDEVHAARYVRKTHTSNVATFGSPTVGRIGRLVEDRVELGLRVPRIPPMHVPSTVTIPPIALVTMTIGDDGRILRTLPDLGYEGVVLAGMGGGHVAVEWVEPLRDLAARMPVVLASRAGAGEVLSKTYGYPGSEVALLEAGLLGAGALDPLKARVRLALALAGGVPVAEAFAATGTTTGSVTGSRVR
- a CDS encoding acyl-CoA dehydrogenase family protein; this translates as MAQTLEQLFAIDGLIHEDEREIARAVRRFVDDRVRPHVAEWFDTAQVPARELTQELGELGVLGMHLEGYGCAGLSATTYGLACQELEAGDSGIRSLVSVQGSLAMYAIWKHGSEEHKQEWLPRMAAGDAIGCFGLTEPDFGSNPGGMRTRARRDGDDWVLNGAKMWITNGSVADVAVVWAQTDPDAGPRGIRGFVVPTDTPGFSAPEITHKMSLRASVTAELVLQDVRLPSSAMLPEVEGLRGPLSCLSEARFGIIFGSMGAARDCLETTIAYAQDRQVFDKSLASYQLTQAKIADMALELGKGQLLALHLGRLKDAGEVTGEQVSVGKLNNTREAIRIARECRTILAANGITLDYPVIRHANNLESVLTYEGTSEVHQLVIGKALTGADAFR
- a CDS encoding type IV toxin-antitoxin system AbiEi family antitoxin domain-containing protein, yielding MSEATPPPALRHLVGDRPHGLFLASDASTAGVTRRDVARWVQQGVVRRLGRAVYAASPVPSTREEGHRELVRAMLLSHPSVVASHHSALALLGIDLHAVDLTAAHGIWTNQSPTRTVDRFRLMRPARRTPWGHVDGWACVRPSWAITQTAGRFGLVAGVVSADHALRRGMVTEDQLTAAVTAHAGAVGVEAMRRMLRSCDRRSESVGESRLRLICEGAGIEVEPQFRVLDQQRCVARADFRVVGTRLLLEFDGMLKYRAADGQNALEREKRREDACRRLRWDFERFVWAQLDRPSQVVRLIREGIARAPRDA